One window of Quercus robur chromosome 12, dhQueRobu3.1, whole genome shotgun sequence genomic DNA carries:
- the LOC126708220 gene encoding uncharacterized protein LOC126708220, translating to MAELVHSAQNFMNTEDAIIAKKRKRAERMEAHPARHSEQGPRPKKGRTEDKKERDNRKTGPLGRSQNYTPPNAPLDQVLMQIKGDPSLKWPEKMKGDPNKRNKSKYCCFHRDHGHDTDECYDLKQQIENLIRQGKLRHFVGRDYRDEKLKGKMEESSRPPLGKIRIIVGGNSMGQSSKSKKTYLKVVQNVQLSGRSPRTRSRDKPAISFTNEDAERIHHPHDDAIVITLLIADYTTRRVLVDNGNSADILYYPAFQQMRLGRDQLRPVCSPLIGFVGMKVQPVGTITLPVVVGSYPQQITREVNFLVVDCSSSYNAIIGRPTLNSWKAITSTYHLSVKFPTEYGIGQAQGDQLAARECYLAMMALDEQVQTMSIEEIRVIAEPTEVLEDVLLQEDDPEKFTRI from the coding sequence ATGGCTGAGCTTGTCCATTCGGCTCAGAACTTCATGAATACAGAAGATGCgatcatagccaagaagaggaaaagagctgAAAGGATGGAAGCACATCCAGCACGCCACTCAGAACAAggccctcgtccaaagaagggacggacggAAGATAAGAAGGAACGAGATAACAGGAAGACGGGTCCTTTGGGAAGAAGCCAGAACTATACACCCCCGAATGCTCCACTTGATCAGgtgctcatgcaaatcaaagGCGACCCTTCCCTAAAATGGccagagaagatgaagggagatcccaataagcGCAATAAGAGTAAATATTGTTGCTTCCACAGGGACCATGGGCATGACACGGATGAATGTTATGACCTGAAGCAACAGATTGAGAAtcttattagacaaggaaagctgagGCACTTCGTTGGAAGGGATTATAGAGATGAGaagttgaaaggaaaaatggagGAATCGTCCCGGCCCCCACTAGGAAAGATAAGGATTATCGTTGGAGGAAACTCGATGGGGCAATCTTCCAAGTCGAAGAAGACATATCTCAAAGTGGTGCAAAACGTCCAGCTCtctggacgatcaccaaggACGAGATCAAGGGACAAGCCGGCCATTTCCTTCACCAACGAAGATGCTGAGAGGATCCATCACCCGCATGACGATGCGATTGTCATTACTCTGCTTATTGCAGATTATACAACCAGGAGAGTGTTAGTTGACAATGGAAACTCAGCGGACATATTGTACTACCCTGCCTTCCAACAGATGAGGCTTGGGCGGGATCAACTTCGTCCAGTTTGCTCACCACTGATAGGGTTCGTAGGAATGAAGGTGCAGCCCGTAGGCACCATTACATTACCAGTAGTGGTAGGGTCATACCCGCAGCAGATAACTAGGGAAGTCAATTTCCTCGTGGTGGACTGTTCGTCTTCATACAATGCCATTATTGGAAGACCAACTCTGAACAGTTGGAAGGCGATAACATCTACCTACCATCTATCAGTCAAATTCCCTACGGAGTATGGGATAGGGCAAGCACAAGGAGATCAGTTGGCAGCTAGAGAATGCTACTTAGCCATGATGGCTTTGGACGAACAGGTGCAGACAATGAGCATCGAGGAAATAAGGGTTATTGCAGAGCCCACAGAGGTATTGGAAGATGTTCTTTTGCAAGAAGATGATCCCGAGAAATTCACCAGAATTTGA